The following are encoded in a window of Streptomyces sp. 11x1 genomic DNA:
- a CDS encoding aromatic ring-hydroxylating dioxygenase subunit alpha, translated as MIPDLWYPIAISTDVNTKKPTSLRRLGMQLVLWRDMDGNVVVQDARCPHKGADLGDGRLKGNAVECPYHGFLFNSEGTCTLTPAMGRNARIPGSLKIRSYPVQERHGLIWMWWGDDRPADERPDIIAPREIREHEGLYSTISWEKPVHYTRYIESVQEFYHVTYVHRDHWLNYLDFNFLYGTLRKFGLDGKQNFLKATMIHNHHVETDDDGMTFRYSFDHGQEDDPSKSIHYVITFSFPCMVHVQTEAFETTSWFMPVDEEHTQHIFRVYEFPQLKPILRLPALRRLMSTLQVYLEKFVQDPQDFKIMAKQEPRISGGGVNKFIPVDEMNAKFIKTRARLLREAGERRQETVHDTGDGMVGGMDMAEDLDVRDAPSSANGNGNGNGNGNGKLNGNSAPTVPPSDEVETWSGAAAG; from the coding sequence ATGATCCCCGACCTGTGGTACCCGATCGCCATATCCACGGATGTCAACACGAAGAAGCCCACGAGCCTGCGCCGCCTCGGCATGCAGCTGGTGCTGTGGCGGGACATGGACGGCAACGTCGTCGTCCAGGACGCACGGTGCCCGCACAAAGGGGCCGACCTGGGTGACGGCCGTCTGAAGGGCAACGCGGTCGAGTGCCCGTACCACGGCTTCCTGTTCAACTCCGAGGGCACGTGCACGCTGACCCCGGCGATGGGCAGGAACGCCCGTATACCCGGGTCGCTCAAGATCCGTTCGTACCCGGTACAGGAGCGTCACGGCCTGATCTGGATGTGGTGGGGCGACGACCGCCCGGCGGACGAGCGTCCGGACATCATCGCGCCCCGCGAGATCCGGGAGCACGAGGGCCTCTACTCCACGATCTCGTGGGAGAAGCCGGTCCACTACACGCGGTACATCGAGAGCGTCCAGGAGTTCTACCACGTGACCTATGTGCACCGGGATCACTGGCTGAACTACCTGGACTTCAACTTCCTGTACGGGACGCTGCGCAAGTTCGGCCTGGACGGGAAGCAGAACTTCCTCAAGGCCACCATGATCCACAACCATCATGTGGAGACGGACGACGACGGAATGACGTTCCGGTACTCGTTCGACCACGGCCAGGAGGACGATCCGAGCAAGAGCATCCACTACGTCATCACGTTCTCGTTCCCCTGCATGGTGCACGTGCAGACCGAGGCGTTCGAGACGACGTCCTGGTTCATGCCGGTGGACGAGGAACACACCCAGCACATCTTCCGCGTCTACGAGTTCCCGCAACTGAAGCCGATCCTGCGACTGCCGGCGCTGCGGCGCCTGATGTCCACACTCCAGGTGTACCTGGAGAAGTTCGTCCAGGACCCGCAGGACTTCAAGATCATGGCGAAGCAGGAGCCCCGGATCAGCGGCGGCGGCGTCAACAAGTTCATCCCGGTGGACGAGATGAACGCCAAGTTCATCAAGACCCGCGCCCGGCTGCTGCGGGAGGCCGGGGAGCGCCGCCAGGAGACGGTCCACGACACCGGCGACGGCATGGTCGGCGGGATGGACATGGCCGAGGACCTGGACGTACGGGACGCGCCGTCCTCTGCCAACGGCAACGGCAACGGCAACGGCAACGGCAACGGCAAGCTCAACGGTAACTCCGCCCCCACCGTGCCCCCGAGCGACGAGGTCGAGACCTGGTCCGGTGCCGCGGCAGGGTGA
- a CDS encoding NAD-dependent epimerase/dehydratase family protein, giving the protein MGTEVVCVDNFSSGRRENLKSSLSSGRLQVESLDVAESCDISGPVDAVLHLASPASLADYKARFLFASTSETYGNPQVHPQPESYWGHTNPVGPRSVYDESKRFSEALTMAYRRTHGVDTAIIRIFNTFGPRMRRDDGRAIPAFITQALSGEPMTITGRGTQTRPLCYVDDLVSGIVRMLRSDVAGPVNLGNPEELTVLEVATLLRELTGSTSPLVFVDRPEDDPDLRRPDISLARRELAWEPSVSVEAGLKHTVAWFRETASGLPHSARALP; this is encoded by the coding sequence CTGGGCACGGAAGTGGTCTGCGTCGACAATTTCAGCTCCGGGCGCAGGGAGAATCTGAAGTCTTCCCTCTCCTCCGGAAGACTCCAGGTGGAGTCGCTCGACGTGGCGGAGAGCTGTGACATATCCGGTCCGGTCGACGCGGTGCTCCACCTCGCTTCCCCGGCATCCCTGGCGGACTACAAGGCTCGCTTCCTGTTCGCGTCCACCAGCGAAACGTACGGAAATCCGCAGGTCCATCCGCAGCCCGAGAGTTACTGGGGGCACACCAACCCGGTCGGACCGCGCAGCGTGTACGACGAATCCAAGCGTTTCTCCGAAGCACTCACCATGGCATACCGCCGCACGCACGGAGTCGACACTGCCATCATCCGCATCTTCAACACATTCGGCCCCAGAATGCGGCGGGATGACGGCCGCGCGATTCCCGCCTTCATCACTCAGGCACTTTCCGGCGAGCCCATGACGATCACCGGCCGCGGTACGCAGACCAGGCCCCTCTGCTATGTGGACGATCTGGTGTCGGGGATCGTTCGTATGCTCCGGTCGGATGTCGCCGGACCCGTGAACCTGGGAAACCCCGAGGAACTCACCGTCCTGGAGGTGGCCACTCTACTCAGGGAACTCACCGGTTCCACATCTCCCCTGGTGTTCGTCGACCGCCCCGAGGACGACCCGGATCTGCGCCGTCCCGACATCTCCCTGGCCCGACGGGAACTCGCCTGGGAGCCGTCCGTTTCCGTCGAGGCCGGTCTCAAGCACACTGTGGCCTGGTTCCGCGAGACCGCCTCCGGCCTGCCCCACTCCGCCCGCGCTCTCCCGTGA
- a CDS encoding DUF309 domain-containing protein gives MSGTAEDGTAPERDRDEEGRARSARPRDGLGRPLPYGAPGVERQPEGVVRDPERTVAEAQALLDAGKPFHAHEVFEDAWKSGPDEERALWRGLAQLAVGLTHSARGNVKGGARLLRRGAGAVEEWGAGSGRSHPYGVDLAGVGAWARRLADVVEREGAAVDAEAWAPRLRG, from the coding sequence ATGAGCGGGACAGCGGAGGACGGGACGGCGCCGGAGCGGGACCGGGACGAGGAGGGGCGGGCGCGGAGCGCGCGGCCCCGGGACGGGTTGGGGCGCCCGTTGCCGTACGGGGCGCCGGGTGTGGAGCGGCAGCCCGAGGGGGTGGTGCGGGACCCCGAGCGGACGGTCGCCGAGGCGCAGGCGCTGCTGGACGCGGGGAAGCCGTTCCATGCGCACGAGGTCTTCGAGGACGCCTGGAAGTCCGGCCCCGACGAGGAGCGGGCGCTGTGGCGTGGCCTCGCCCAGCTCGCGGTGGGGCTCACGCACTCGGCGCGCGGGAACGTCAAGGGCGGTGCACGGCTGCTGCGGCGCGGCGCCGGTGCCGTGGAGGAATGGGGCGCCGGGAGCGGGCGGTCGCATCCGTACGGCGTCGATCTGGCCGGGGTGGGCGCGTGGGCCCGGCGGCTGGCCGATGTCGTGGAGCGGGAGGGGGCCGCGGTCGACGCGGAGGCGTGGGCGCCGCGGTTGCGGGGCTGA
- a CDS encoding sulfite exporter TauE/SafE family protein: MNTMTLWHLSTAGFAALAFAALLVGFSKTAVSGANTVSLAIFAAVLPARASTGVLLPILIVGDVLAVLTYRRHAHWPTLWKLFPAVGAGVLLGTLFLVWADDQVVRTSIGAILLLMTAVTIWRRRTVDKDDEPDAITTRAGRVKARSYGVLGGFTTMVANAGGPVMSMYLLSAGFRKLGFLGTSAFFFLIVNVSKVPFSVGLGLIDAHSLLLDAALALFVVPGAFLGKWAVNRINQRLFEQLVIAATIVGGLQLLLR, encoded by the coding sequence ATGAACACGATGACTCTCTGGCACCTGTCCACGGCCGGGTTCGCGGCCCTCGCCTTCGCGGCCCTGCTCGTCGGCTTCTCGAAGACCGCCGTGAGCGGTGCCAACACGGTCAGCCTCGCGATCTTCGCCGCCGTGCTGCCCGCGCGCGCCTCGACGGGCGTCCTCCTGCCGATCCTGATCGTCGGCGACGTCCTCGCGGTGCTCACCTACCGCAGGCACGCCCACTGGCCCACCCTGTGGAAGCTCTTCCCGGCGGTCGGCGCCGGTGTGCTCCTCGGCACGCTGTTCCTGGTCTGGGCCGACGACCAGGTCGTCCGCACCTCCATCGGCGCGATCCTGCTGCTGATGACGGCCGTCACCATCTGGCGCCGCCGTACGGTCGACAAGGACGACGAACCCGACGCGATCACCACCCGCGCGGGCCGCGTCAAGGCCCGCTCGTACGGCGTACTCGGCGGTTTCACCACCATGGTCGCCAACGCCGGCGGCCCCGTGATGTCGATGTACCTGCTCTCGGCGGGCTTCCGGAAGCTCGGCTTCCTCGGCACGTCGGCGTTCTTCTTCCTCATCGTCAACGTCTCCAAGGTCCCGTTCAGCGTGGGTCTCGGACTCATCGACGCGCACTCGCTGCTGCTGGACGCCGCGCTCGCCCTGTTCGTCGTCCCCGGCGCGTTCCTCGGCAAGTGGGCGGTGAACCGCATCAACCAGAGGCTGTTCGAGCAGCTGGTGATTGCGGCGACGATCGTGGGCGGCCTGCAACTACTGCTCCGCTGA
- a CDS encoding alpha/beta hydrolase, with protein MADSREHSFAGTRGGVTAREWPCESARYVVLLVHGYGEHIGRYEHVADALVRHGAVVFGPDHLGHGRSAGERVLIEDFEDVVSDVHAVEVLARAAYPGLPVVLIGHSMGGLIGARYAQRYGSGLAALVLSGPLIGIWGPLRALLTPPRVPEVPLDPKLLSRDMAVGAAYANDPLVWHGPFKRPTLEAIDRTLEAISKGGSIGPLPLLWLHGDDDRIVPLPGSRTGIEELRGTEWTERVYPGARHEVFNETNRSEVLADVTEFVDGVLGS; from the coding sequence ATGGCCGACTCGCGCGAGCACAGCTTCGCCGGTACGCGGGGCGGTGTCACCGCGCGGGAGTGGCCGTGCGAGAGCGCGCGGTACGTCGTGCTCCTGGTGCACGGGTACGGGGAGCACATCGGCCGCTACGAGCATGTGGCCGACGCCCTGGTGCGGCACGGCGCGGTGGTGTTCGGTCCCGATCATCTGGGGCACGGCAGGTCGGCGGGCGAGCGGGTGCTGATCGAGGACTTCGAGGACGTGGTCTCCGATGTGCACGCCGTGGAGGTGCTGGCGCGGGCCGCGTACCCGGGGCTGCCGGTGGTGCTGATCGGTCACTCCATGGGCGGTCTGATCGGCGCGCGGTACGCCCAGCGCTACGGCTCCGGACTCGCGGCGCTCGTCCTGTCCGGGCCGCTGATCGGGATCTGGGGGCCCCTGCGGGCGCTGCTCACGCCGCCCCGGGTCCCCGAGGTGCCGCTCGACCCGAAGCTGCTGTCGCGGGACATGGCCGTCGGCGCCGCGTACGCGAACGATCCGCTGGTGTGGCACGGCCCGTTCAAGCGGCCGACGCTGGAGGCGATCGACCGCACATTGGAGGCGATCTCGAAGGGCGGGTCCATCGGTCCGCTCCCGCTGCTGTGGCTGCACGGCGACGACGACCGGATCGTGCCGCTGCCCGGCAGCCGTACGGGGATCGAGGAGCTGCGCGGGACCGAGTGGACCGAGCGCGTCTACCCGGGCGCCCGGCACGAGGTGTTCAACGAGACGAACCGGAGCGAAGTGCTCGCGGACGTCACGGAGTTCGTGGACGGCGTGCTGGGTAGCTGA
- a CDS encoding WhiB family transcriptional regulator encodes MEWLRRAACVGEDPDLFFPVGTTGPALDDVAAAKRVCGRCPVRRECLMWALGNGQTAGVWGGMGEEERTDLLRRTGSADAARHEALAGTKR; translated from the coding sequence ATGGAGTGGTTGCGGAGAGCGGCCTGCGTGGGAGAGGACCCCGACCTGTTCTTCCCCGTGGGCACCACAGGACCGGCGCTCGACGACGTCGCCGCCGCCAAACGTGTCTGTGGCCGCTGCCCGGTGCGCCGCGAGTGCCTCATGTGGGCGCTCGGCAACGGGCAGACGGCCGGCGTGTGGGGCGGCATGGGCGAGGAGGAACGCACCGACCTGCTCCGCAGAACCGGGAGCGCCGACGCCGCCCGGCACGAGGCTCTCGCCGGTACGAAGCGATGA
- a CDS encoding DNA starvation/stationary phase protection protein, whose amino-acid sequence MTVVRSTLPEPARRIAGDALQESLVDLLGLSLIGKQAHWNIVGPRFRSIHLQLDEVVSTTRSYADQVAERAAALGVSPDGRPETVAARFDLREPKEGWLRDTEVVRLLVGALEEAIGRLRKRIDAAEEADKVTQDLLISLTYELEKQRWMFEAENWPRED is encoded by the coding sequence ATGACGGTGGTGAGGAGCACGCTGCCCGAGCCCGCCCGCCGGATCGCGGGCGACGCGCTGCAGGAGAGCCTGGTGGATCTGCTGGGGCTCTCACTGATCGGCAAGCAGGCCCATTGGAACATCGTGGGGCCGAGGTTCCGTTCGATCCACCTGCAGCTCGACGAGGTGGTGTCCACGACACGGTCCTACGCCGATCAGGTCGCCGAACGCGCCGCCGCGCTCGGGGTCTCCCCGGACGGCCGACCGGAGACCGTCGCGGCACGGTTCGATCTGCGGGAGCCGAAGGAGGGCTGGCTGCGGGACACCGAGGTCGTACGGCTGCTGGTGGGGGCGCTGGAGGAAGCGATCGGGCGGCTGCGGAAGCGGATCGACGCGGCCGAGGAGGCCGACAAGGTCACCCAGGACCTGCTGATCTCGCTCACCTACGAGTTGGAGAAGCAGCGCTGGATGTTCGAGGCCGAGAACTGGCCGCGCGAGGACTGA
- a CDS encoding glycoside hydrolase family 15 protein yields the protein MPGQPSRIEDYALIGDLLSAALVGKDGSIDWLCLPRFDSPACFAALLGDEDNGRWRIAPADENGPYARRRYRDDTAILETEWETTAGQVLVTDFMPCRKTGAPSVVRIVEGLSGTVDMRMDLRLRFDYGRVLPWMRRRGGALTGTAGPESVWLRTPVRPVGHGTAHTAVFPVAAGERIPFVLTWHPSHLSAPHPVDPFEALRSTESYWRRWLRRLTYDGPYRDAVARSLITLKALTYQPTGGIVAAPTTSLPEEIGGVRNWDYRFCWLRDAGMTLEALLRSGFKAEADAWRAWLERAVAGRPEDVQIMYGIAGERRLTEWEVDWLPGYEGSRPVRIGNAAAGQQQLDVPGEVMDAIHLSIGCGLRPRKHLVSLQAVFLEHLERAWTEPDQGLWEMRGAPRHYTHSKVMCWVAFDRAVRLAEAHGRPGPVERWREVRDRIHREVCERAYDPERNTFTQSYGSRELDAALLQIPQTGFLPPDDPRVIGTVEAVQRELLSDGLVARYSAGAADSPDGLVGGEGAFLACSFWLADALLVIGREDEARALYERLLELRNDVGLLAEEYDPRARRQLGNFPQAFTHVPLIRVAYELDLHAPHARREDPRKPQDVHSSDDANNSRAAS from the coding sequence ATGCCAGGACAGCCCAGCCGCATCGAGGACTACGCCCTCATCGGCGACCTCCTCAGCGCCGCCCTCGTGGGCAAGGACGGCAGCATCGACTGGCTCTGCCTCCCCCGCTTCGACTCGCCCGCCTGCTTCGCCGCCCTGCTCGGCGACGAGGACAACGGACGCTGGCGCATCGCCCCCGCCGACGAGAACGGCCCCTACGCCCGCCGCCGCTACCGGGACGACACGGCGATCCTGGAGACGGAGTGGGAGACCACCGCCGGCCAGGTCCTGGTCACCGACTTCATGCCGTGCCGCAAGACCGGCGCCCCCAGTGTCGTACGCATCGTCGAAGGTCTCTCCGGAACCGTCGACATGCGGATGGACCTGCGGCTCCGCTTCGACTACGGCCGGGTCCTGCCCTGGATGCGCCGCCGCGGCGGCGCGCTGACGGGCACCGCCGGACCCGAGTCGGTGTGGCTGCGCACCCCCGTGCGGCCGGTCGGCCACGGCACGGCCCACACCGCCGTGTTCCCGGTCGCGGCGGGCGAACGGATCCCCTTCGTGCTGACCTGGCACCCCTCCCACCTGTCCGCACCACACCCGGTGGACCCCTTCGAGGCACTGCGCAGCACCGAGTCGTACTGGCGCCGCTGGCTGCGCAGGCTCACCTACGACGGGCCCTACCGTGACGCCGTCGCCCGCTCCCTGATCACGCTCAAGGCCCTGACGTACCAGCCGACCGGCGGCATCGTCGCCGCGCCGACCACCTCCCTGCCGGAGGAGATCGGCGGCGTACGGAACTGGGACTACCGGTTCTGCTGGCTGCGGGACGCGGGCATGACGCTGGAGGCCTTGCTGCGCAGCGGTTTCAAGGCCGAGGCCGACGCCTGGCGCGCCTGGCTGGAGCGGGCTGTGGCGGGGCGGCCCGAGGACGTGCAGATCATGTACGGCATCGCGGGGGAGCGGCGCCTCACCGAGTGGGAGGTCGACTGGCTGCCGGGCTACGAGGGGTCGCGCCCGGTCCGGATCGGCAACGCCGCCGCCGGGCAGCAGCAGCTCGACGTGCCAGGTGAGGTGATGGACGCGATCCATCTGTCGATCGGCTGCGGGCTGCGCCCCCGCAAGCATCTGGTGTCGCTCCAGGCGGTGTTCCTGGAGCACCTGGAGCGGGCCTGGACCGAGCCCGACCAGGGGCTGTGGGAGATGCGCGGCGCCCCCCGTCACTACACGCACTCCAAGGTGATGTGCTGGGTCGCCTTCGACCGGGCGGTCCGGCTGGCGGAGGCGCACGGCCGGCCCGGTCCGGTGGAGAGATGGCGCGAGGTCCGTGACCGTATCCACCGTGAGGTCTGCGAGCGGGCCTACGACCCGGAGCGGAACACCTTCACCCAGTCGTACGGCTCCCGGGAGCTCGACGCCGCGCTGCTGCAGATCCCGCAGACCGGGTTCCTGCCGCCGGACGACCCGCGGGTGATCGGCACCGTCGAGGCCGTGCAGCGCGAACTCCTCTCGGACGGGCTGGTGGCCCGTTACTCGGCGGGTGCCGCCGACTCGCCGGACGGCCTCGTCGGTGGCGAGGGCGCCTTCCTCGCCTGCTCCTTCTGGCTCGCGGACGCCCTGCTGGTGATCGGCCGGGAGGACGAGGCCCGCGCGCTGTACGAACGGCTGCTGGAACTACGCAACGACGTCGGACTGCTCGCCGAGGAGTACGACCCCCGTGCCCGCCGCCAACTCGGCAACTTCCCACAGGCGTTCACCCACGTCCCGCTGATCCGGGTCGCCTACGAACTCGACCTGCACGCCCCGCACGCCCGCCGCGAGGACCCGAGGAAACCCCAGGATGTCCACTCCTCGGACGACGCGAACAATTCCCGGGCAGCCTCTTGA
- a CDS encoding glycoside hydrolase family 43 protein, whose translation MRTLLSRLPALLVAACLLFTGQVLAAPDRAAAADPGYLMVHFTGEGATNQQMYLSHSADGVHWNDLNGGGMVLRSTVGTKGVRDPALVRSPDGSKYWIIATDLCIACGQTWSQSINNGSRNLVVWESTDLVTWSKPWLLNVAGAIPDGRNAWAPEAIWNPETNDYVLYWATNVPFNGATKHRIFYARTSDFRTISTPQIYIDRPGTQEIIDTQIIEVPAGVGNYRYVRASGDGQITLEGSNSILGTWTRLGDLSGIGLTGSMVEGPMWMKFNGTNKWALYLDQYATNRGYMPVTTTDPSNPAAYQQLASTSYNMGGTKKRHGWIMNLTAAEESRVLARWPNTPAQRLQSFNFQDRYVHHTNFDVRIDPNVSPVEDSQFRLRPGLAGTGTVSFESVNHPGYFLRHFNYDFQLVHNDGSSQFAADATFRQVAGLADSTWSSFQSYNHPDRYIRHYAYQLRLDPITTATGRSDATFRVTS comes from the coding sequence ATGCGCACGCTTCTCTCCCGGCTGCCGGCGCTACTGGTCGCCGCCTGCCTCCTCTTCACAGGCCAAGTCCTGGCCGCACCCGACCGGGCAGCCGCAGCCGACCCCGGCTACCTGATGGTGCACTTCACCGGGGAGGGCGCGACCAACCAGCAGATGTACCTCTCGCACAGCGCGGACGGCGTGCACTGGAACGACCTCAACGGCGGCGGCATGGTCCTGCGCTCCACGGTCGGTACGAAGGGCGTGCGCGACCCCGCACTGGTGAGATCCCCCGACGGCAGCAAGTACTGGATCATCGCGACCGACCTGTGCATCGCCTGTGGGCAGACCTGGAGTCAGTCCATCAACAACGGCAGCCGCAACCTCGTCGTGTGGGAGTCCACCGACCTGGTCACCTGGTCAAAGCCGTGGCTGCTCAACGTCGCCGGCGCGATCCCCGACGGCCGCAACGCGTGGGCACCCGAAGCCATCTGGAACCCCGAGACCAACGACTACGTCCTGTACTGGGCCACCAACGTCCCCTTCAACGGCGCCACAAAGCACCGCATCTTCTACGCCCGCACCAGCGACTTCCGCACCATCAGCACCCCGCAGATCTACATCGACCGCCCCGGCACCCAGGAGATCATCGACACCCAGATCATCGAGGTTCCGGCCGGCGTCGGGAACTACCGCTACGTGCGGGCCTCCGGCGACGGCCAGATCACCCTGGAGGGCAGCAACTCCATCCTCGGGACGTGGACCAGGCTCGGTGACCTCTCCGGCATCGGTCTGACCGGGTCGATGGTCGAGGGCCCGATGTGGATGAAGTTCAACGGCACCAACAAGTGGGCGCTCTACCTCGACCAGTACGCCACCAACCGCGGCTACATGCCGGTCACCACGACCGACCCGTCCAACCCCGCCGCCTACCAGCAGTTGGCGTCGACCAGCTACAACATGGGCGGCACCAAGAAGCGCCACGGCTGGATCATGAACCTCACGGCCGCCGAGGAGAGCCGCGTACTCGCCCGCTGGCCCAACACGCCGGCGCAGCGGCTCCAGTCGTTCAACTTCCAGGACCGCTACGTACACCACACCAACTTCGACGTGCGTATCGATCCGAACGTCAGCCCCGTCGAGGACTCCCAGTTCCGGCTGCGGCCCGGCCTGGCCGGCACCGGCACCGTCTCCTTCGAGTCGGTGAACCACCCCGGCTACTTCCTGCGGCACTTCAACTACGACTTCCAGCTCGTGCACAACGACGGCAGCAGCCAGTTCGCCGCGGACGCGACCTTCCGGCAGGTCGCCGGGCTCGCAGACTCCACCTGGTCGTCGTTCCAGTCGTACAACCACCCCGACCGCTACATCCGCCACTACGCCTACCAGTTGCGACTCGACCCGATCACCACCGCGACCGGGCGCAGTGACGCCACCTTCCGCGTGACGAGCTGA
- a CDS encoding FAD-binding oxidoreductase: MTERLTCDVVVVGAGMVGAACALYASRAGLDVVVMDRGPVAGGTTGAGEGNILVSDKEPGPELELALLSNRLWAELAAEPGLGKAFEYEAKGGVVVASAPEDLAALERFAAGQRAAGVAAFTVTDAQLADLEPYLAPGLAGGIHYPQDAQVMPTLAAAHLVRASGARLFTGRTVTEVLRTRSGAVRGVRTDRGDVHAPAVVNAAGTWGGELAALADVRLPVLPRRGFVLVTEPLPPMVRHKVYAADYVADVASDSAALQTSPVVEGTAAGPVLIGASRERVGFDRSFSLPVVRALAAGATRLFPFLEEVRAMRTYVGFRPYMPDHLPAIGPDPRVPGLFHACGHEGAGIGLATGTGQLIAQVLGGGTPELDLAPFRPDRFAEHEGDVA; encoded by the coding sequence GTGACCGAGCGACTGACCTGCGACGTCGTGGTGGTGGGCGCGGGAATGGTGGGCGCGGCCTGCGCCCTGTACGCGTCCCGTGCGGGTCTGGACGTCGTCGTGATGGACCGCGGCCCGGTGGCCGGCGGCACGACCGGCGCCGGCGAGGGCAACATCCTGGTCTCCGACAAGGAACCCGGACCCGAGCTCGAACTCGCACTGCTGTCCAACCGCCTGTGGGCCGAGCTGGCCGCCGAGCCGGGTCTGGGAAAGGCGTTCGAGTACGAGGCCAAGGGTGGGGTCGTCGTGGCGTCCGCGCCGGAGGACCTGGCCGCGCTGGAGCGGTTCGCCGCCGGGCAACGCGCGGCCGGGGTGGCGGCGTTCACCGTCACCGACGCACAACTGGCCGATCTGGAACCCTACTTGGCACCCGGCCTCGCGGGCGGCATCCACTACCCCCAGGACGCCCAGGTCATGCCCACCCTGGCCGCCGCCCACCTCGTACGGGCCTCCGGGGCCCGGCTGTTCACCGGCAGGACCGTCACCGAGGTGCTGCGCACACGGTCCGGTGCCGTGCGCGGCGTGCGGACCGATCGGGGAGACGTCCACGCCCCCGCGGTGGTGAACGCCGCCGGCACCTGGGGCGGCGAACTGGCCGCACTCGCCGACGTGCGCCTGCCGGTCCTCCCCCGGCGCGGCTTCGTGCTGGTCACCGAACCGCTGCCGCCGATGGTGCGGCACAAGGTGTACGCCGCCGACTACGTGGCCGACGTGGCCAGCGACTCGGCGGCGCTCCAGACCTCCCCCGTGGTGGAGGGCACGGCCGCCGGACCCGTGCTGATCGGCGCGAGCCGCGAACGGGTCGGCTTCGACCGGTCGTTCTCGCTCCCCGTCGTACGGGCCCTGGCGGCAGGCGCCACCCGGCTGTTCCCGTTCCTGGAGGAGGTGCGCGCGATGCGGACGTACGTCGGCTTCCGGCCCTACATGCCGGACCATCTGCCCGCGATCGGGCCGGACCCGCGGGTGCCGGGCCTGTTCCACGCCTGCGGGCACGAGGGTGCCGGGATCGGGCTCGCCACCGGGACCGGGCAACTGATCGCCCAGGTGCTCGGGGGCGGGACGCCCGAGCTGGATCTCGCGCCGTTCCGCCCGGACCGGTTCGCGGAGCACGAGGGGGACGTGGCGTGA
- a CDS encoding (2Fe-2S)-binding protein yields MNPRELARAEPGPAFTVTLDGRELEALPGQTVAATLWAAGVTSWRSTRGAGRPRGIFCGIGVCFDCLVTVNERPNQRACLVPVRPGDAIRTQEGTGHEH; encoded by the coding sequence GTGAACCCACGGGAACTGGCCCGGGCGGAACCGGGGCCCGCCTTCACCGTCACCCTCGACGGGCGTGAGCTGGAGGCACTGCCGGGCCAGACGGTCGCGGCCACGCTCTGGGCCGCCGGCGTGACGTCCTGGCGCAGCACGAGGGGCGCGGGGCGACCGCGCGGGATCTTCTGCGGCATCGGTGTCTGCTTCGACTGCCTGGTCACCGTCAACGAGCGCCCCAATCAACGGGCTTGTCTGGTTCCGGTCCGGCCGGGCGACGCGATCCGCACCCAGGAGGGCACCGGCCATGAGCACTGA